One region of Baekduia soli genomic DNA includes:
- a CDS encoding sensor histidine kinase, with protein MLRRILTLPMTATPWVDLTYLTLGLVSGCASLTLVFAGPVTGVLLLITLVGFVKLYADAWVVRWWANLERRRGALAGVPIPLSRRTWQGRNLPARLAAALRDPMLWRELVWAVVLFAFGLGAFCVGVIAWSVALALITAPAWAWSVSGGVDFGAFTADRTWEQIAIGVLAGPPAVVAAAWTVRGCALAEALLAQALLRGDEQERITELQVSRAGAVDAAAVELRRIERDLHDGAQARLVALAMDLGLARERLDSDPDGAARLLEGAHEDAKTALVELRDLARGIHPAILADRGLDAAVSALAARCPVPCTVAMDVPQRLPAAVESAAYFTVAEALTNVAKHSGAHRCEVAGTLAGGRLVVEVRDDGRGDADARRGTGIAGLRGRVEALDGRLTVTGAPGRGTVLRAELPCAS; from the coding sequence GTGCTCCGGCGCATCCTCACGCTCCCGATGACCGCCACGCCGTGGGTGGACCTCACCTACCTCACGCTCGGCCTCGTGTCCGGCTGCGCGTCGCTGACGCTCGTGTTCGCCGGCCCGGTCACGGGCGTCCTGCTGCTCATCACGCTGGTCGGCTTCGTCAAGCTCTACGCCGACGCATGGGTCGTCCGCTGGTGGGCGAACCTCGAGCGCCGCCGCGGTGCCCTGGCCGGCGTGCCGATCCCCCTGTCGCGCCGCACGTGGCAGGGTCGCAACCTGCCCGCACGGCTGGCCGCGGCGCTGCGCGACCCCATGCTCTGGCGCGAGCTCGTGTGGGCCGTCGTGCTCTTCGCCTTCGGGCTCGGCGCGTTCTGCGTGGGCGTCATCGCGTGGTCGGTGGCCCTGGCGCTCATCACGGCGCCGGCGTGGGCCTGGTCGGTGTCGGGCGGCGTGGACTTCGGAGCGTTCACGGCCGACCGGACCTGGGAGCAGATCGCGATCGGCGTCCTGGCCGGGCCGCCGGCCGTCGTCGCGGCGGCCTGGACCGTGCGCGGGTGCGCGCTGGCCGAGGCGCTGCTGGCCCAGGCGCTGCTGCGCGGCGACGAGCAGGAGCGCATCACCGAGCTGCAGGTCTCGCGCGCCGGCGCCGTGGACGCCGCCGCCGTCGAGCTGCGGCGCATCGAGCGCGACCTGCACGACGGCGCGCAGGCCCGGCTCGTCGCCCTGGCCATGGACCTCGGCCTCGCACGCGAGCGGCTGGACAGCGATCCCGACGGCGCGGCCCGCCTGCTCGAGGGCGCCCACGAGGACGCCAAGACCGCGCTCGTCGAGCTGCGCGACCTCGCCCGGGGGATCCACCCGGCGATCCTCGCCGACCGCGGCCTCGACGCCGCCGTCTCGGCCCTGGCCGCGCGGTGCCCCGTCCCCTGCACCGTGGCGATGGACGTGCCGCAGCGGCTGCCCGCCGCGGTCGAGTCGGCCGCCTACTTCACCGTGGCCGAGGCGCTCACCAACGTGGCCAAGCACAGCGGCGCGCACCGGTGCGAGGTCGCCGGGACGCTGGCCGGCGGGCGCCTGGTCGTCGAGGTGCGCGACGACGGCCGCGGCGACGCCGACGCGCGTCGGGGCACGGGCATCGCCGGTCTGCGCGGGCGCGTGGAGGCCCTCGACGGGCGGCTGACCGTCACCGGCGCACCCGGCCGGGGCACGGTCCTGCGGGCGGAGCTGCCGTGCGCATCGTGA
- a CDS encoding NUDIX hydrolase, with translation MSDREPLSYRLVEAVESRLRRHAPVVALRVAYRVGYVVLRPWWYLTRPQTQGVKVVVRCGDEVLLVRHSYARRGQWDLPGGFVHPGEDPEVALRRELSEELGVTPLATRRIACTPSRLDGKREVLFTYLAEVADTTIDPSPAEIDQARWYPVDALPVPATRLARQMSARSAWEHGPDDD, from the coding sequence GTGAGCGACCGCGAGCCCCTGAGCTACCGTCTCGTCGAGGCCGTCGAGAGCCGGCTGCGCCGCCATGCCCCCGTCGTGGCGCTGCGCGTGGCCTACCGGGTGGGCTACGTCGTGCTGCGGCCCTGGTGGTACCTGACCCGCCCGCAGACCCAGGGCGTCAAGGTCGTCGTGCGCTGCGGCGACGAGGTCCTGCTCGTGCGCCACAGCTACGCGCGGCGCGGGCAGTGGGACCTGCCCGGGGGCTTCGTCCATCCCGGCGAGGACCCGGAGGTCGCGCTGCGCCGCGAGCTCTCCGAGGAGCTCGGGGTCACGCCGCTGGCCACGCGGCGCATCGCGTGCACGCCCTCGCGGCTGGACGGCAAGCGCGAGGTCCTGTTCACCTACCTCGCTGAGGTGGCCGACACGACGATCGACCCCAGCCCGGCCGAGATCGACCAGGCCCGCTGGTACCCGGTGGATGCGCTGCCGGTACCGGCCACCCGGCTGGCCCGCCAGATGTCGGCGCGCTCGGCCTGGGAGCACGGGCCCGACGACGACTGA
- a CDS encoding catalase, translating to MTDEDNTLTTRNGQPIADNQNTRTIGERGPATLENYQFMEKLAHFDRERVPERVVHARGATAFGFFETYGTVGGEEPISTHSRAKLFEPAGKRTEVAVRFSTVAGGRDSSEAVRDPRGFAVKFYTEDGNWDLVGNNLGVFFIRDAIKFPDFIHSQKPDPVTFERQVPNRVFDFASQSPESLHMFNLVLSPRGVPASYRTMQGFGVNTYKWVNAAGETKLVKYHWLPKQAVKSWTEEDAGKQQGLELGVHTKDLYGAIAAGQYPEWELAVQLMDDHEHPELEFDPLDDTKVWPEHVFPVRRIGRMVLDRAPEDFFAESEQIAFGTGVLVDGLDFSDDKMLVGRTFSYSDTQRHRIGPNYLQLPVNTPKNARVTTNQRDGAMTYAVDGGSGNPSVNYEPSITGGPQEAPKPTHTEQGPVVEGRLTRQRIARTNDYAQAGERYLLSEPWEQDELVANWIANLSQCDRPIQERMLWHLYMAETELGDRVGQGLELTADDVRHLEPLATQTLTPEEEQRRANLGANPPRDVSGLVMTHCVPNEHAPVGEPITA from the coding sequence ATGACCGACGAGGACAACACCCTCACCACCCGCAACGGCCAGCCCATCGCCGACAACCAGAACACGCGGACGATCGGTGAGCGCGGCCCGGCCACGCTCGAGAACTACCAGTTCATGGAGAAGCTGGCCCACTTCGATCGCGAGCGCGTGCCCGAGCGCGTCGTGCACGCGCGCGGCGCCACGGCGTTCGGCTTCTTCGAGACCTACGGGACCGTGGGCGGCGAGGAGCCCATCTCCACGCACTCCCGCGCCAAGCTGTTCGAGCCGGCCGGCAAGCGGACCGAGGTCGCGGTGCGCTTCTCGACGGTGGCCGGCGGGCGGGACTCGTCCGAGGCCGTTCGCGACCCGCGCGGCTTCGCGGTGAAGTTCTACACCGAGGACGGCAACTGGGACCTCGTCGGCAACAACCTCGGCGTCTTCTTCATCCGTGACGCGATCAAGTTCCCCGACTTCATCCACTCCCAGAAGCCCGACCCCGTCACGTTCGAGCGCCAGGTGCCCAACCGGGTCTTCGACTTCGCCTCGCAGTCACCCGAGTCGCTGCACATGTTCAACCTGGTCCTGAGCCCCCGCGGCGTGCCGGCCAGCTACCGCACCATGCAGGGCTTCGGGGTCAACACCTACAAGTGGGTCAACGCCGCCGGCGAGACGAAGCTGGTCAAGTACCACTGGCTGCCCAAGCAGGCCGTGAAGTCCTGGACCGAGGAGGACGCCGGCAAGCAGCAGGGCCTCGAGCTCGGCGTGCACACCAAGGACCTCTACGGCGCCATCGCCGCCGGCCAGTACCCCGAGTGGGAGCTCGCCGTCCAGCTCATGGACGACCATGAGCACCCCGAGCTGGAGTTCGACCCGCTCGACGACACCAAGGTCTGGCCCGAGCACGTGTTCCCGGTGCGCAGGATCGGCCGTATGGTGCTCGACCGTGCGCCGGAGGACTTCTTCGCCGAGAGCGAGCAGATCGCCTTCGGCACCGGCGTCCTGGTCGATGGCCTGGACTTCTCCGACGACAAGATGCTCGTCGGGCGCACGTTCAGCTACAGCGACACCCAGCGCCACCGCATCGGGCCCAACTACCTGCAGCTGCCGGTCAACACCCCCAAGAACGCGCGCGTCACCACCAACCAGCGCGACGGGGCGATGACCTACGCCGTGGACGGCGGGTCGGGCAACCCGTCGGTCAACTACGAGCCGTCCATCACCGGCGGCCCGCAGGAGGCGCCCAAGCCCACGCACACCGAGCAGGGGCCGGTCGTCGAGGGCCGACTGACGCGCCAGAGGATCGCGCGCACGAACGACTACGCGCAGGCCGGCGAGCGCTACCTGCTCTCCGAGCCGTGGGAGCAGGACGAGCTCGTCGCCAACTGGATCGCCAACCTGTCGCAGTGCGACCGGCCGATCCAGGAGCGGATGCTCTGGCACCTCTACATGGCCGAGACCGAGCTGGGCGACCGCGTCGGCCAGGGCTTGGAGCTGACCGCCGACGACGTCCGCCACCTCGAGCCGCTGGCCACCCAGACGCTCACGCCCGAGGAGGAGCAGCGCCGCGCCAACCTCGGCGCCAACCCGCCGCGCGACGTGAGCGGCCTCGTCATGACGCACTGCGTGCCCAACGAGCACGCGCCCGTGGGCGAGCCGATCACGGCCTGA
- a CDS encoding acetyl-CoA C-acyltransferase yields MPEAVIVDAVRTPVGRAFKGSLAPLRPDETLAFIVDALLERNPGVDPATVEELIAGCGMPQGLQANNIGRIAVLLSDKLGQATNGSTISRYCASGLDAIRIAANNVVAGQGDVYVAGGVEFVSRYNAQAEAAHPEDQNEHLHGTDGRPDAYIAMGLTAENVAERYGVSREDQDRYAQRSQERAVAAQEAGVFDREIVPVTLADGTVVGKDDGPRASSTYEKLATLEPAFKPGGTVTAGNACPLNDGAAAALVMSAAKAAELGLTPRARIITAATWGNEPEYMGVAPIGAIKKALDRAGMSISDIDVTELNEAFAAQVLPIAAEVGIDMDALNPHGGAIALGHPFGMTGVRIMTTLLNDLETLDGTIGLETMCVAQGQGEAMIIERLR; encoded by the coding sequence ATGCCCGAAGCCGTCATCGTCGACGCCGTCCGGACGCCCGTCGGACGAGCCTTCAAGGGCTCGCTGGCCCCCCTGCGTCCCGACGAGACCCTCGCCTTCATCGTCGACGCGCTGCTGGAGCGCAACCCCGGCGTCGACCCGGCCACCGTGGAGGAGCTCATCGCGGGCTGCGGCATGCCGCAGGGTCTGCAGGCCAACAACATCGGCCGCATCGCGGTCCTGCTGTCGGACAAGCTCGGCCAGGCCACCAACGGCTCGACCATCTCGCGCTACTGCGCGTCGGGCCTGGATGCCATCCGCATCGCGGCCAACAACGTCGTCGCGGGCCAGGGCGACGTCTACGTCGCCGGCGGCGTCGAGTTCGTCTCGCGCTACAACGCGCAGGCCGAGGCCGCCCACCCCGAGGACCAGAACGAGCACCTGCACGGCACCGACGGCCGCCCCGACGCCTACATCGCGATGGGCTTGACCGCCGAGAACGTCGCCGAGCGCTACGGGGTCTCGCGCGAGGACCAGGACCGCTACGCCCAGCGCTCGCAGGAGCGCGCCGTCGCCGCCCAGGAGGCCGGGGTCTTCGACCGTGAGATCGTGCCCGTCACCCTCGCCGACGGCACCGTGGTCGGCAAGGACGACGGCCCGCGGGCGTCCTCGACCTACGAGAAGCTCGCGACGCTCGAGCCGGCCTTCAAGCCCGGTGGCACCGTCACGGCCGGCAACGCGTGCCCGCTCAACGACGGCGCGGCCGCCGCGCTGGTCATGAGCGCCGCCAAGGCGGCCGAGCTGGGCCTGACGCCGCGGGCGCGCATCATCACCGCCGCGACGTGGGGCAACGAGCCCGAGTACATGGGCGTCGCGCCCATCGGGGCGATCAAGAAGGCACTCGACCGCGCCGGGATGTCGATCTCCGACATCGACGTGACCGAGCTCAACGAGGCGTTCGCGGCCCAGGTGCTGCCGATCGCCGCCGAGGTCGGCATCGACATGGACGCGCTGAACCCGCACGGCGGCGCGATCGCGCTCGGCCACCCCTTCGGGATGACCGGCGTGCGCATCATGACCACGCTGCTCAACGACCTCGAGACGCTCGACGGGACGATCGGCCTCGAGACGATGTGCGTCGCCCAGGGCCAGGGCGAGGCCATGATCATCGAGCGACTCCGCTAG
- a CDS encoding 3-hydroxyacyl-CoA dehydrogenase, with product MDISGSGALVVGGASGLGEATSRRLAEQGAVLTIADVNAEKGQAVADELGAAFVAVDVREEDQVQAAVRQAAEADGGLRIAVTCAGTGWAQRVANSKGPHPLQPFETIIAINLIGTFNLLRFAAAAMIANEPNADGERGVLINTASVAAFDGQIGQVAYSASKGGVVGMTLPVARDLAQYGIRVNTIAPGLFDTPLLATLPEEARESLGKSIPFPPRLGRPSEYALLAEQIIVNPMLNGETIRLDGAIRMAPR from the coding sequence ATGGACATCTCAGGGAGTGGTGCGCTCGTCGTCGGCGGCGCCTCGGGCCTCGGCGAGGCCACATCGCGGCGGCTGGCCGAGCAGGGCGCCGTGCTGACGATCGCCGACGTCAACGCCGAGAAGGGCCAGGCCGTCGCCGACGAGCTCGGCGCCGCGTTCGTGGCGGTCGACGTCCGCGAGGAGGACCAGGTGCAGGCCGCGGTGCGGCAGGCCGCCGAGGCCGACGGCGGGCTGCGGATCGCCGTCACGTGCGCCGGCACGGGCTGGGCGCAGCGCGTGGCCAACTCGAAGGGCCCGCACCCGCTGCAGCCGTTCGAGACCATCATCGCCATCAACCTGATCGGCACGTTCAACCTGCTGCGCTTCGCAGCCGCGGCGATGATCGCCAACGAGCCCAACGCCGACGGCGAGCGCGGCGTGCTCATCAACACCGCGTCGGTCGCGGCCTTCGACGGCCAGATCGGCCAGGTCGCCTACTCGGCCAGCAAGGGCGGCGTGGTCGGCATGACGCTCCCGGTGGCCCGCGACCTGGCGCAGTACGGGATCAGGGTCAACACGATCGCCCCCGGCCTGTTCGACACGCCGCTGCTGGCCACGCTGCCCGAGGAGGCGCGCGAGTCGCTCGGGAAGTCCATCCCGTTCCCGCCGCGCCTGGGGCGCCCGTCGGAGTACGCGCTGCTGGCCGAGCAGATCATCGTCAACCCGATGCTCAACGGCGAGACGATCCGGCTCGACGGCGCGATCCGCATGGCGCCGCGATAG
- a CDS encoding GGDEF domain-containing protein → MQQFPQSVERLARLAQRDAEPALVQRALAEELVAALGLDQAHVVVLAGGRPSHGVVALRGAGCAEYLLTRGAGGDALDWVADAGRAVTVPDTAVAGTLPAELVRTYGPVTAAVLPLTVGEAVRAVVVLGSRTPRAWPAADLQAAAALTALAGTAVALRDARLAAAIDPLTGCLNHGAMRERLSQEIARARRQGTPLAVTILDLDDFKRVNDVHGHLTGDALLRHVADALRAEYRSFDQVARYGGDEFVVILPNVRGPRADIAAERALRALREIRIALPDGGQEGITVSCGVAEWVEPEGPAEVLERADQALRASKAGGKDGLRRAPAPAGR, encoded by the coding sequence GTGCAGCAGTTCCCGCAGAGCGTCGAGCGCCTCGCCCGTCTCGCGCAGCGCGACGCCGAGCCGGCGCTCGTCCAGCGTGCGCTGGCCGAGGAGCTGGTGGCCGCGCTGGGCCTCGACCAGGCCCACGTCGTCGTGCTCGCCGGCGGGCGGCCGTCGCACGGCGTCGTCGCCCTCCGGGGCGCCGGCTGCGCCGAGTACCTCCTGACGCGCGGCGCCGGCGGCGACGCGCTGGACTGGGTCGCCGACGCCGGGCGCGCGGTCACCGTCCCCGACACCGCCGTGGCGGGCACGCTGCCGGCCGAGCTCGTGCGCACCTACGGGCCGGTGACCGCGGCGGTCCTGCCGCTCACCGTCGGCGAGGCCGTGCGCGCCGTCGTCGTGCTCGGCTCGCGGACCCCGCGCGCCTGGCCCGCCGCCGACCTGCAGGCCGCCGCCGCGCTCACTGCGCTGGCCGGCACGGCCGTCGCCCTGCGCGACGCGCGCCTGGCCGCCGCGATCGATCCGCTGACGGGCTGCCTGAACCACGGCGCGATGCGTGAGCGCCTGTCGCAGGAGATCGCCCGCGCCCGGCGCCAGGGCACCCCGCTGGCCGTCACGATCCTCGACCTCGACGACTTCAAGCGCGTCAACGACGTGCACGGCCACCTCACCGGCGACGCGCTGCTGCGCCATGTCGCCGACGCGCTGCGCGCCGAGTACCGCAGCTTCGACCAGGTCGCGCGCTACGGCGGCGACGAGTTCGTCGTCATCCTTCCCAACGTCCGCGGCCCGCGGGCCGACATCGCCGCCGAGCGCGCGCTGCGGGCGCTGCGGGAGATCCGCATCGCGCTCCCCGACGGCGGCCAGGAGGGCATCACCGTCTCCTGCGGCGTCGCCGAGTGGGTCGAGCCCGAGGGGCCCGCCGAGGTGCTGGAGCGCGCCGACCAGGCGTTGCGGGCCAGCAAGGCCGGCGGCAAGGACGGCCTGCGGCGCGCGCCGGCCCCCGCCGGGCGCTGA
- the egtD gene encoding L-histidine N(alpha)-methyltransferase has product MEPVIAPARVVVESHLEGGEHRTLADDVLDGLTKPFKELPPKHFYDARGAELFDRICDLPEYYPTRCERAILQADSASIVDLTGATELVELGSGTAAKTRLLLRAMHEAGTLHRYVPFDVTESMVRASAHELVDEFDGLRVHGIVGDFERHLDRIPPPVTPGPRILAFLGGTIGNFAPGTRRRFLRSLRRLLGEDGYLLVGTDLVKDPAVLEAAYNDAQGVTAEFNRNVLHVLNRELQADFVPDAFEHVAFFDRDREWIEMRLRARRPQRVRVGALGLRVTFAAGEELRTEISAKFTRARIEGDLAASGMELAAQYTDPDGLFALNLASVRG; this is encoded by the coding sequence ATGGAGCCCGTCATCGCCCCGGCCCGCGTCGTCGTCGAGTCCCACCTCGAGGGCGGCGAGCACCGCACGCTGGCCGATGACGTGCTCGACGGGCTGACCAAGCCGTTCAAGGAGCTGCCCCCCAAGCACTTCTACGACGCGCGCGGCGCCGAGCTGTTCGACCGCATCTGCGACCTGCCCGAGTACTACCCCACCCGCTGCGAGCGGGCGATCCTGCAGGCCGACAGCGCGAGCATCGTCGACCTCACGGGCGCCACCGAGCTCGTCGAGCTGGGCTCGGGCACCGCCGCCAAGACGCGCCTGCTGCTGCGGGCGATGCACGAGGCGGGCACGCTGCACCGCTACGTCCCGTTCGACGTCACCGAGTCCATGGTCCGCGCCAGCGCGCACGAGCTCGTCGACGAGTTCGACGGCCTGCGGGTGCACGGGATCGTCGGCGACTTCGAGCGCCACCTGGACCGCATCCCGCCCCCTGTCACGCCCGGCCCGCGCATCCTCGCGTTCCTCGGCGGCACCATCGGCAACTTCGCCCCCGGCACGCGCCGGCGCTTCCTGCGGTCCCTGCGGCGCCTGCTCGGCGAGGACGGCTACCTCCTCGTCGGCACCGACCTCGTCAAGGACCCCGCCGTGCTCGAGGCGGCCTACAACGACGCCCAGGGCGTGACGGCCGAGTTCAACCGCAACGTGCTGCACGTGCTCAACCGCGAGCTGCAGGCCGACTTCGTCCCCGACGCCTTCGAGCACGTGGCGTTCTTCGACCGTGACCGCGAGTGGATCGAGATGCGCCTGCGCGCCCGCCGCCCCCAGCGGGTCCGCGTCGGCGCCCTGGGCCTGCGCGTGACGTTCGCGGCCGGCGAGGAGCTGCGCACGGAGATCAGCGCCAAGTTCACGCGCGCCCGCATCGAGGGCGACCTCGCCGCGTCGGGGATGGAGCTCGCCGCCCAGTACACCGATCCCGACGGCCTGTTCGCGCTGAACCTCGCCAGCGTGCGCGGCTGA
- a CDS encoding SUMF1/EgtB/PvdO family nonheme iron enzyme, whose amino-acid sequence MTATESANLVDDLAEARRGTFAAVAHLGTADLERQIAPIMSPLVWDLGHIAAYEDLWLVHRHAGLPLLHPELAALYDAFETPRAVRGDLEILGHRDAVAYLAEVRERTLAAIGTHGIDPVIHEMVLRHELQHTETMRQAMAIAGLLPPGEPRLPALQPLPEARGWVAVPGGTHALGAGDDGFAYDNERPRHDVEVAPFHIGRRPVTTATWRRFAEGGGYERREWWSDEGWAWKEEYDISHHAAVADGPDDAPACHLSWFEAHALARWSGARLPTEAEWELAAPRLDGVGLVWEWTASPFTGYPGFHAHPYPQYSEVFFGERYRVLRGGSWATHPRVATTTFRNWDLPERRQIFAGVRLAREPHSPRPEEDS is encoded by the coding sequence ATGACGGCCACCGAATCCGCCAACCTCGTCGACGATCTGGCCGAAGCCCGCCGGGGTACCTTCGCGGCCGTGGCCCACCTGGGCACCGCCGACCTCGAGCGCCAGATCGCCCCGATCATGAGCCCCCTCGTCTGGGACCTCGGGCACATCGCCGCCTACGAGGACCTGTGGCTCGTGCACCGCCATGCCGGCCTCCCCCTGCTGCACCCCGAGCTCGCGGCGCTCTACGACGCCTTCGAGACGCCCCGCGCGGTGCGCGGCGACCTCGAGATCCTCGGCCACCGCGACGCGGTCGCCTACCTCGCCGAGGTGCGCGAGCGCACGCTGGCGGCGATCGGCACGCACGGCATCGACCCCGTCATCCACGAGATGGTGCTCCGCCACGAGCTCCAGCACACCGAGACGATGCGCCAGGCGATGGCGATCGCCGGGCTCCTGCCCCCGGGCGAGCCCCGGCTCCCGGCGCTCCAGCCGCTGCCCGAGGCCCGGGGCTGGGTCGCGGTGCCCGGCGGCACCCACGCGCTCGGCGCCGGCGACGACGGGTTCGCCTACGACAACGAGCGGCCGCGCCACGACGTCGAGGTCGCGCCCTTCCACATCGGCCGCCGGCCCGTGACCACCGCGACCTGGCGGCGCTTCGCCGAGGGCGGCGGCTACGAGCGCCGCGAGTGGTGGTCGGACGAGGGCTGGGCGTGGAAGGAGGAGTACGACATCTCCCACCACGCCGCCGTGGCAGACGGGCCTGACGACGCGCCCGCCTGCCACCTGTCCTGGTTCGAGGCGCACGCCTTGGCCCGGTGGAGCGGAGCACGGCTCCCCACCGAGGCCGAGTGGGAGCTCGCAGCCCCCCGCCTCGACGGCGTCGGTCTCGTGTGGGAGTGGACGGCGAGCCCCTTCACCGGCTACCCCGGCTTCCACGCACACCCCTACCCGCAATACTCGGAAGTCTTCTTCGGTGAGCGTTACCGCGTACTTCGCGGCGGCTCCTGGGCCACCCATCCACGCGTGGCGACCACGACGTTCCGCAACTGGGACCTCCCCGAGCGACGGCAGATCTTCGCCGGAGTGCGACTGGCCCGCGAGCCCCACTCCCCCCGCCCTGAGGAGGACTCCTGA
- a CDS encoding (Fe-S)-binding protein has protein sequence MRVALFITCLADTLFPEVGRATVTVLERLGHEVVFPEEQTCCGQMHANTGYRAESVPLVRRFARAFEGAGADAIVCPSGSCTAMVRDQYAGLAAASGDAGLEASVTALVPRVFELSQFLVGELGVEDVGAAFPHRVTYHPTCHSLRLLRVGDAPLRLLRAVRGIDLVELGEAEACCGFGGTFAVKNADTSTAMLTDKLQHVLATGAEVCTAADSSCLMHLGGGLSRRRAGVRTMHLAEILAAT, from the coding sequence TTGCGCGTCGCGCTGTTCATCACGTGCCTCGCCGACACCCTGTTCCCCGAGGTCGGCCGGGCCACCGTCACGGTGCTTGAGCGCCTGGGCCACGAGGTCGTCTTCCCCGAGGAGCAGACCTGCTGCGGGCAGATGCACGCCAACACGGGCTACCGCGCGGAATCGGTCCCGCTCGTGCGCCGCTTCGCCCGGGCGTTCGAGGGCGCCGGGGCCGACGCGATCGTCTGCCCGTCGGGCTCGTGCACCGCGATGGTCCGCGACCAGTACGCGGGCCTGGCCGCCGCCTCGGGCGACGCGGGGCTGGAGGCCTCCGTGACCGCGCTCGTGCCGCGCGTGTTCGAGCTGTCGCAGTTCCTGGTCGGCGAGCTCGGCGTGGAGGACGTCGGCGCCGCCTTCCCGCACCGGGTGACCTACCACCCGACCTGCCACTCGCTGCGCCTGCTGCGCGTGGGCGACGCGCCGCTGCGGCTGCTGCGCGCCGTGCGCGGCATCGACCTCGTCGAGCTCGGCGAGGCCGAGGCGTGCTGCGGCTTCGGCGGCACGTTCGCGGTCAAGAACGCCGACACGTCGACCGCGATGCTCACCGACAAGCTCCAGCACGTCCTGGCCACGGGCGCCGAGGTCTGCACCGCGGCCGACAGCTCGTGCCTCATGCACCTCGGCGGCGGCCTGAGCCGCCGCCGGGCCGGGGTGCGCACGATGCATCTGGCCGAGATCCTGGCGGCGACGTGA
- a CDS encoding LutB/LldF family L-lactate oxidation iron-sulfur protein has product MNGPRRFPEAAREALGDSQLRANLRRATHTIRDRRAAVVAEIGEWEALREAGRAIKEATMRHLDVHLEALERSVTDRGGVVHWARDAAEANATVARLVHEAGAREVVKVKSLATDEIGLNDALAAEGITAHETDLAELIVQLAHDTPSHILVPAIHRNRAEIAALFRRTLPGAQGVSDEPAALAEAARRFLRERFLGARVGVSGANFAVAQTGTVCVVESEGNGRMCTTLPEVLITVMGIEKVIPSLADLGVMLQLLPRSSTGERMNPYTSLWTGVAPDDGPQAFHLVLLDNGRTDVLADATGRQALHCIRCSACLNVCPVYERTGGHAYGDTYPGPIGAILAPQLHGMRGPTTSLPWASTLCGACADVCPVGIDIPGVLIHLRGRVVAQAARGDVPAGERLGMEAMARVFSSRRRYEAAQRLARAGARPLARGGRIEHRLPGPLAGWTMSRDLPAPPAQTFREWWRAR; this is encoded by the coding sequence GTGAACGGCCCGCGCCGCTTCCCGGAGGCCGCGCGCGAGGCGCTGGGCGACAGCCAGCTGCGCGCCAACCTGCGCCGGGCGACGCACACGATCCGCGACAGGCGCGCCGCCGTCGTGGCCGAGATCGGCGAGTGGGAGGCGCTGCGCGAGGCCGGCCGGGCCATCAAGGAGGCCACGATGCGCCACCTCGACGTCCACCTCGAGGCGCTCGAGCGATCGGTGACCGACCGCGGCGGCGTCGTGCACTGGGCCCGCGACGCCGCTGAGGCCAACGCCACCGTCGCCCGGCTCGTGCACGAGGCCGGGGCGCGCGAGGTCGTCAAGGTCAAGTCGCTGGCCACCGACGAGATCGGGCTCAACGACGCGCTGGCCGCCGAGGGCATCACGGCCCACGAGACCGACCTGGCCGAGCTCATCGTGCAGCTGGCCCACGACACGCCGTCGCACATCCTCGTCCCGGCGATCCACCGCAACCGGGCCGAGATCGCCGCGCTGTTCCGGCGGACGCTGCCCGGCGCGCAGGGCGTCTCCGACGAGCCCGCCGCGCTGGCCGAGGCCGCGCGGCGCTTCCTGCGCGAGCGCTTCCTCGGCGCGCGCGTCGGCGTCAGCGGCGCGAACTTCGCCGTCGCGCAGACGGGCACGGTCTGCGTCGTGGAGTCCGAGGGCAACGGCCGGATGTGCACCACCCTGCCGGAGGTCCTCATCACGGTCATGGGCATCGAGAAGGTCATCCCGTCGCTCGCCGACCTCGGCGTGATGCTCCAGCTGCTGCCGCGCTCCTCGACGGGCGAGCGGATGAACCCCTACACGTCGCTGTGGACCGGCGTGGCGCCCGACGACGGGCCGCAGGCGTTCCACCTCGTCCTGCTGGACAACGGCCGCACCGACGTCCTGGCCGACGCGACCGGCCGCCAGGCGCTGCACTGCATCCGCTGCTCGGCGTGCCTCAACGTCTGCCCCGTCTACGAGCGCACGGGCGGCCACGCCTACGGCGACACCTACCCCGGCCCGATCGGGGCGATCCTCGCGCCACAGCTGCACGGGATGCGGGGGCCGACGACGTCGCTGCCGTGGGCGTCGACGCTCTGCGGCGCGTGCGCCGACGTCTGCCCCGTGGGCATCGACATCCCCGGGGTGCTCATCCACCTGCGCGGGCGCGTCGTCGCGCAGGCGGCCAGGGGCGACGTGCCCGCCGGCGAGCGGCTGGGCATGGAGGCGATGGCGCGCGTGTTCTCCAGCCGGCGGCGCTACGAGGCCGCCCAGCGGCTCGCCCGCGCGGGCGCGCGGCCGCTGGCGCGCGGCGGGCGGATCGAGCACCGGCTCCCCGGGCCGCTGGCCGGCTGGACGATGTCGCGCGATCTGCCCGCGCCGCCCGCCCAGACGTTCCGCGAGTGGTGGCGTGCGCGATGA